TGATTTCTGCATCAGGCAGTGCTTCGCCGGGGGGCGTGGTTAGTTTTTGCAGGTAACTGATACGACGTTCTGCATTGGTCATAGTACCTTCCTTTTCTGTCCAGGCAGCAGCAGGAAGTATGACATCTGCATATTGCAGGGTTTCAGGACGATTGGATATTTCCTGTACCACTACAAACTTTGCTTTCTTTAATGCAGCTTCTGCCAGGCGTGCATCAGGTAAGCTTACGAGGGGGTTTGTGCACATGATCCAGATGGCTTTCAGTTTACCATCGTTCAATGCAGTGAACATCTCTGTAGCGGTGAGACCGGGTTTTTCAGAAAGAGGAACACCGCCCCAGAATTCCTCTACTTCTTTACGATGTGCAGGATTGTCCAGAACACGATGTGCCGGCAATAGGTTGGATAAGCCGCCTACTTCGCGGCCCCCCATGGCATTGGGCTGACCTGTGAGTGAGAAGGGGCCTGCACCGGGTTTACCTATCTGCCCTGTGATAAGATTCAGATTGATCAGACTCAGGTTTTTACGCACACCTACTACGCTTTGATTGAGGCCCATGGTCCAGAGGGTCATGAAGCCTGAAGCGTTGCCAATCATGGTTGCTGCTTCGTAAATAGCTGCTGCTGGTATATCGCAGATATCCGCAGCACTGGCTATACTCCGTTCCATCACAATATCCCTGTATTGCTGAAACCCATCTGTATGATCGCGAATGAATGAGGGATCGACATGGCCCTGTTCTATCAGGATACGACCAATGGCGTGGTGTAATACAATGTCAGTACCCGGATGGATCTGCAAATGGAGATCTGCTGTAGCGCAACTTTGTGTAACACGGGGATCGCTGACGATGATCTTCAGATCAGGATTGGCAGCTTTAGCAGCTTCCACACGGCGCCAGAGAATGGGATGACACCATGCAGGATTGGCACCGGCCACGAATATACAGTCAGCGAGTTCAAGGTCATCGTAAGCGCCGGGTACACTGTCTTCGCCGAGCGCCAGCTTGTAAGCAGCAACAGCGCTGCTCATACAGAGCCGTGAATTGGTATCGATATTATTACTCCCGATGAATCCTTTGATGAGTTTATTAACTACATAGTATTCTTCGGTAAGGCATTGCCCGGATGCGTAGAAGGCTACAGCATCCGGGCCATATTGTTGAATGAGTTGTGTAAACACGGCAGCCGTGCGGTCCAGTGCCTGATCCCACGATACGCGTTGCCTGGGTAAGTGGCGGTTGTAGCGCATTTCAGGATAATGTAACCGGTCGCTGGTATCCATGACGGTATAGTGCAGGTTCATCCCTTTGGAGCAGAGCATGCCCCTGTTCACAGGATGATCTTTATCTCCTTCTACCTGGATTTTTCCCTGACGGTCCTGATGCACAACAATTCCGCATCCTACTCCGCAATAGCAACAGGTTGTTTTATATGCAGCCATGATTTCGCAGGTTTACTGATGAATCTTGTAAGCATCACAATGAGCGAGACAGCTATTACGATGTAGCCAATGTATGTGAAGGCTTGTATATAGGAGATAGATTCGGACTTAAACAGGAAGCCGAAGAGCATACCTCCCAGGTTGCCACCTGCGCCTACGATACCACTTACCAGTCCGATGTTTTTTTCATTGATGAAAGGTACGATGCCGTAAGTAGCGCCATTGGCCATTTTGAGAAAGAGCGCGAAGCTGAGCATTGAAATAATAGCGAGTGTAAGGTTTCCTGCCTGTGCGAAGAATAGCAAGCCTATTCCTTCCAGTAATAATACAATCGCCAGCAGACGGCCTTTTCCTTTCAGGCCAAAGCGTGCACCTACCTTATCAGAAACGATACCACCCATGGCACGGGCAAAGAGGTTCATGAATCCAAATACACCTGCCCAGAATCCTGCGCTGCCCTGGGATAAATGAAAGGTATCCACAAAGTGAAGTGAAGCCACATTATCGAAGGTGATCTCCATGCCAAAGCACATGGCATAAGCAAGTGTCAGTGCCCAGATGCGCCAGTCAGCAAGAATGGAATAATCAGTTTTGCTTTCACTGGCATGATGATTTATCTCATCGAAATTACCGTTCGGTGTATCTTTTGTAAAGCGGGCATACAGGAATGCTACGATCAGCATCATGATGCCGGGAATGATCATTGCGTACCGCCATGCTTCAGACTTCGTAAATCCAAAGCCTACTATTGTTGCGAAAATAACCGGCATCACCATGTTTGTCACCCCACCACCCAGGTTACCCCATCCACCGGTTACTGCATTGGCAGTGCCTTTGATATTTGCTGCAAACATCATGGAAGTATGATATTGTGTAACTACAAAGGAGGCACCTATCACGCTGATGGCTAAGCGAAAAAGGAGGAAGGTGGTATAATCCCTGCTCAGGCCTACAAGAAACACTGGTAGTGAACCAGCAATCAGCAAACGGATAGCCGTTCTGCGCGGACCCCATATATCACAGAGTTTACCTATGATAAGGCGGGCAAGGATGGTACCCGATACAGAGGCAATAATAATATTGCCTACCTGTGCCTTGGAGAGGCCCAGGTCTTCACGGATGGTTGGCATAAGCGGTGCAAGACCGAACCAGCCAAAGAAGCAAACAAAGAACATGAGCCATGTAATGTGAAAGGTGCGCATGTTAATGCTATTCAGAGAGAATAGCGGGAGAGTTGTGAGCTGGTTGTTTTGCGACATAGTGCAATGAGTTTTTTTTGGTTGAGTGATGGCATGGTGATACCGTAACCGAATAAACCGGTTAATTTTTCTTTTGATTCAATCTTATTTTTCGGAACGGCTTTCTTAATCTTTTACTTGAAAATGAAATCCGGTTTGATGATGATCATTAAGTAAGCCCAGTTACTATTGCTTTTGGCGTTTGCGACATTTTTAACGCCTGCGGATGTTAATGCATTTGTGCTCCAGAAATGGCTATAGCCGGCTTCGAAGCTCACTACTTTTGTAAGTGCAAGGTTGCCAACTATATCCAGCTCTTCCCCAAAGCGACGGGTGTCATACCCTGGAATTTCACTGCTGGCGAGGAATTCATGAATATCCCCGGTCAATGTCCATTTGGTATTTGGTTTGAACTTCGTTTTGAGATAGTAGTCCTGCAGGCCCCTGTTGCCAAACGGACTGCCTACATAGAAGTAGTCCATATAGCCCCAGTATTTATGTGGGGTACCATAAAGGAAGTCGAAGGCATTGCTGGTCTTGCCATCTGAAGAAGTACCTCCTGTTGCAAAGTCCAGACCCGTTCCTGCGCTGAAAGGTTTAGTTAGCTGGTACATGAAGTTTGCATTCAGGGTAGCTGCACTCAGTTTCAGACCGGTAGCACCATGTCCGAACTGGTAGTAGCCGGAGGCTGATACCGTCCACCTGTCGAAGGTGTTGGTGTAAAACAGCCCGGTGGTCAAACGGGTCTGTGTAGCCTGTTCGTATACTTTTGTCGCTACCCCATTCACCGTATCTGTGTGATACCTGGAAAACTGGTCAGCGAAGAAGAGGAAGGACATATTTCCTTTCTTAAATTTCTTGCCGGCATAGAGGAATTCCATGCCTTTGTACATGGTACCTGCATTGGTGGTAGCGGTATAGTTGCCCGGAGGGGTTTCATTATAGATCGTACCGCTTGTGTTTTCCTTGTTCTGGTTAAAGCCGCCTCCCAGGTGTAACTG
This window of the Chitinophaga sancti genome carries:
- a CDS encoding MFS transporter, with amino-acid sequence MSQNNQLTTLPLFSLNSINMRTFHITWLMFFVCFFGWFGLAPLMPTIREDLGLSKAQVGNIIIASVSGTILARLIIGKLCDIWGPRRTAIRLLIAGSLPVFLVGLSRDYTTFLLFRLAISVIGASFVVTQYHTSMMFAANIKGTANAVTGGWGNLGGGVTNMVMPVIFATIVGFGFTKSEAWRYAMIIPGIMMLIVAFLYARFTKDTPNGNFDEINHHASESKTDYSILADWRIWALTLAYAMCFGMEITFDNVASLHFVDTFHLSQGSAGFWAGVFGFMNLFARAMGGIVSDKVGARFGLKGKGRLLAIVLLLEGIGLLFFAQAGNLTLAIISMLSFALFLKMANGATYGIVPFINEKNIGLVSGIVGAGGNLGGMLFGFLFKSESISYIQAFTYIGYIVIAVSLIVMLTRFISKPAKSWLHIKQPVAIAE
- a CDS encoding alginate export family protein, whose amino-acid sequence is MKLLFRAGAFSILLSAISYLNADAQFSIGAQLRTRTEYRDGQGAPLPQGSNPAVFTSQRTRLMAGFTGYRFKLGATIQDVRVWGQDVSMINRTTTQDLNGLMVHEAWAEVMLLDTVYKNKILNLKVGRQEIAYDDMRLLGNLDWLQQGRRHDAAILKYETGPFQLHLGGGFNQNKENTSGTIYNETPPGNYTATTNAGTMYKGMEFLYAGKKFKKGNMSFLFFADQFSRYHTDTVNGVATKVYEQATQTRLTTGLFYTNTFDRWTVSASGYYQFGHGATGLKLSAATLNANFMYQLTKPFSAGTGLDFATGGTSSDGKTSNAFDFLYGTPHKYWGYMDYFYVGSPFGNRGLQDYYLKTKFKPNTKWTLTGDIHEFLASSEIPGYDTRRFGEELDIVGNLALTKVVSFEAGYSHFWSTNALTSAGVKNVANAKSNSNWAYLMIIIKPDFIFK